From a single Hymenobacter sp. YIM 151500-1 genomic region:
- a CDS encoding nucleotide exchange factor GrpE: protein MANNTYPNPDDVQFNQDSATNFAAGELPEEPNAPELGEAEGSEAVPAGGKAETELADLKDKYLRLAAEFENYKRRTTKERADLFKTANQELMVALLPVLDDFDRARHHTRDTADANAVRESIDIIYSKLQKTLSQKGLAPMETRGGAFDPDLHEAITQIPAPTDELKGKVVDEVEKGYYLGDRVIRHAKVVLGQ from the coding sequence ATGGCTAATAACACCTATCCCAACCCCGACGACGTTCAATTCAACCAGGATTCTGCCACCAACTTTGCAGCCGGTGAGCTGCCCGAGGAACCGAATGCTCCTGAACTAGGGGAGGCAGAGGGCTCGGAAGCCGTACCGGCGGGTGGCAAAGCTGAAACGGAGCTGGCTGATTTGAAAGACAAATACCTGCGCCTGGCCGCCGAGTTTGAAAACTACAAGCGCCGCACCACCAAGGAGCGCGCCGACCTGTTCAAAACCGCCAACCAGGAGCTGATGGTGGCCCTGCTACCCGTACTCGACGATTTCGACCGGGCCCGCCACCACACCAGAGACACTGCTGATGCTAATGCCGTGCGCGAAAGCATCGACATTATCTATAGCAAGCTGCAAAAAACGCTTAGCCAAAAGGGCCTGGCCCCCATGGAAACCAGGGGCGGCGCCTTCGACCCCGACCTGCACGAAGCCATTACCCAAATTCCGGCCCCGACAGATGAGCTGAAGGGCAAGGTTGTTGATGAGGTAGAAAAAGGCTACTACCTCGGCGACCGGGTAATCCGGCACGCCAAGGTGGTGCTGGGCCAGTAA
- the obgE gene encoding GTPase ObgE: protein MASNNFIDYVKINCRSGRGGAGSHHFFRAKGLPNGGPDGGDGGRGGHIILEGNSQLWTLLHLQYQKHLIAKPGENGGENLRTGAQGEDVIIQVPLGTVARDAETGEKKVEITEHGQRVILTPGGRGGLGNDHFKSATNQAPQYAQPGEPGIDEWVILELKLLADVGLVGFPNAGKSTLLSVVSAAKPKIADYAFTTLTPNLGVVPYRDYKSFVMADIPGIIEGAAEGRGLGHRFLRHIERNSILLFMIACDSPDIVAEYQVLLGELEQFNPELLDKKRLLAITKTDMLDEELEAEIRQSLPADVPSIFISSLTNKNIQQLKDMIWQALHSE, encoded by the coding sequence ATGGCCAGCAATAACTTCATCGACTACGTAAAGATTAACTGTCGTTCGGGCCGGGGTGGGGCGGGCTCCCACCACTTCTTCCGGGCCAAGGGCCTGCCCAACGGCGGCCCCGACGGCGGCGACGGCGGCCGCGGCGGCCACATCATTCTGGAAGGCAACTCCCAGCTCTGGACCCTGCTGCACCTGCAGTACCAGAAGCACCTGATTGCCAAGCCCGGCGAAAACGGGGGCGAAAACCTGCGCACCGGCGCCCAGGGCGAAGACGTTATTATTCAGGTGCCCCTGGGCACCGTGGCCCGCGACGCCGAAACCGGCGAAAAGAAAGTGGAAATCACCGAGCACGGCCAGCGCGTGATTCTGACGCCCGGTGGCCGTGGCGGCCTCGGCAACGACCATTTCAAGTCGGCCACCAACCAGGCGCCCCAGTATGCCCAGCCCGGCGAGCCGGGCATCGACGAGTGGGTGATTCTGGAGTTGAAGCTGCTGGCCGATGTGGGCTTGGTGGGTTTTCCCAACGCCGGCAAGAGCACCCTGCTCTCGGTGGTGTCGGCGGCCAAGCCTAAGATTGCCGACTACGCCTTCACCACGCTCACGCCCAACCTCGGCGTGGTGCCCTACCGCGACTACAAGTCCTTCGTGATGGCCGACATTCCCGGCATCATCGAGGGTGCGGCCGAAGGGCGGGGGCTGGGCCACCGCTTCCTGCGCCACATTGAGCGCAACTCCATCCTGCTGTTCATGATTGCCTGCGACTCGCCTGATATCGTGGCCGAGTACCAGGTGCTGCTGGGCGAGCTGGAACAGTTCAACCCGGAGCTGCTGGACAAGAAGCGCCTGCTGGCCATCACCAAAACGGATATGCTGGATGAGGAACTGGAAGCCGAAATCCGTCAAAGCCTGCCCGCCGATGTGCCCAGCATCTTCATTTCCAGCCTCACGAATAAGAATATCCAGCAGCTGAAAGATATGATTTGGCAGGCCTTACACAGTGAGTAG
- a CDS encoding adenylate kinase — protein sequence MLNLVLFGPPGAGKGTQSQKLIARYNLVHLSTGDLLRAQIAQGTELGLRAKKLMDEGLLVPDEVVIGMIDSALNANKQAAGFIFDGFPRTVPQAQSLDQLLAQHDTKVSCMVALEVDEEELVKRLLERGKTSGRPDDQDETKIRKRVTVYNTETAQVAGYYAEQRKFHALNGIGAIEDIFGQICAIIDQHQPATSESSRQATDEVKA from the coding sequence ATGCTGAATCTCGTGCTCTTCGGCCCGCCCGGCGCCGGCAAAGGAACGCAAAGCCAGAAGCTGATTGCCCGCTACAACCTGGTGCACCTCTCCACCGGCGACCTGCTGCGCGCCCAGATTGCCCAGGGCACCGAACTAGGCCTGCGGGCCAAAAAGCTCATGGACGAAGGCCTGCTAGTGCCCGACGAAGTGGTAATCGGCATGATTGATTCGGCCCTGAACGCCAACAAACAAGCCGCCGGGTTCATCTTCGACGGCTTCCCGCGCACCGTGCCCCAGGCTCAAAGCCTCGACCAGCTGCTGGCCCAGCACGATACTAAGGTATCGTGCATGGTGGCGCTGGAAGTAGACGAGGAGGAGCTGGTTAAGCGCCTGCTGGAGCGCGGCAAAACCTCGGGCCGCCCCGACGACCAGGACGAAACTAAAATCCGCAAGCGCGTGACGGTGTACAACACCGAAACCGCCCAGGTAGCCGGCTACTACGCCGAGCAGCGCAAGTTTCACGCCCTGAACGGCATCGGCGCCATCGAGGACATCTTCGGCCAGATTTGCGCCATCATCGACCAGCACCAGCCCGCCACCTCGGAAAGCAGCCGCCAGGCCACCGACGAAGTAAAAGCGTAA
- the hpt gene encoding hypoxanthine phosphoribosyltransferase — MNPDHISLHNKQFASYLPAAQLAAAVREVGTRLNHDYAGQTLLFVVVLNGSFMFAADLLKHISLPCEVCFIRVASYQGTSSTGQVQEVLGLTEELAGRHVVIVEDIVDTGHTMHQLLGQLSQHQPASLEVATLFLKPECLQHELSIRYVGLRIPNDFIVGYGLDYDGLGRNYPDVYKAV; from the coding sequence ATGAATCCGGATCATATTTCGCTGCACAACAAGCAGTTTGCTTCTTACCTCCCGGCGGCTCAGCTGGCCGCCGCCGTGCGGGAGGTTGGCACCCGCCTCAACCACGACTACGCCGGCCAGACGCTGCTGTTTGTAGTGGTGCTCAACGGCTCCTTTATGTTTGCGGCCGACCTGCTGAAGCACATCAGTTTGCCCTGCGAGGTCTGCTTTATTCGGGTGGCTTCCTACCAGGGCACCAGCAGCACCGGCCAAGTGCAGGAGGTGCTGGGCCTGACCGAGGAGCTGGCCGGGCGCCACGTCGTCATCGTCGAAGATATTGTGGATACGGGCCATACCATGCACCAGCTCCTGGGCCAGCTCAGCCAGCACCAGCCGGCCTCGCTGGAGGTAGCCACGCTGTTTTTGAAGCCTGAATGCTTGCAGCACGAGCTGTCCATCCGCTACGTGGGCCTGCGTATCCCCAACGACTTCATCGTGGGCTACGGCCTCGACTACGACGGCCTGGGGCGCAACTATCCTGACGTGTACAAAGCGGTGTAG